A window of Mangifera indica cultivar Alphonso chromosome 13, CATAS_Mindica_2.1, whole genome shotgun sequence contains these coding sequences:
- the LOC123193853 gene encoding root meristem growth factor 10-like — protein sequence MSISYVLVFLLCLCLHACNARPLGDALEKKFHTSNKNDERKGLDTVPVAPKVNSSLSDELVTMKAESNDTKDAKMKISNYEMGKTTGAAQTDESLSSVSWRVPHGQRPEKNPGFNSDYSPPKTHPPSHN from the exons ATGTCGATCTCGTATGTTCTTGTTTTCCTTTTATGCCTTTGTTTACACGCATGCAATGCTCGGCCTCTTGGTGACGCTCTTGAAAAGAAATTTCACACTTCTAATAAG AATGATGAGAGGAAGGGTCTAGACACTGTACCAGTTGCACCGAAGGTAAATTCATCGTTGTCCGATGAGCTTGTGACAATGAAAGCTGAGTCCAACGACACAAAAGATGCCAAGATGAAGATATCAAATTATGAAATGGGAAAAACAACTGGTGCTGCTCAAACTGATGAGTCTCTAAGTTCAGTTTCTTGGCGTGTGCCTCACGGTCAACGTCCCGAAAAAAACCCTGGTTTTAACTCGGACTACTCACCTCCAAAGACACATCCTCCTTCTCATAATTAA